From the genome of Excalfactoria chinensis isolate bCotChi1 chromosome 14, bCotChi1.hap2, whole genome shotgun sequence, one region includes:
- the TXNDC11 gene encoding thioredoxin domain-containing protein 11 isoform X3, with product MNYTAENVCKWALENRELLIRWLRPHGGKSLLLNNELKKGPALLMFVPYNPLAEIQPLLDEITKVALEYHSCNKSQAAEPELQHLGNSDSPASDSSDPDAHMKLSETLLITKYPCCNTVVLPQWHSISRTHNVCELCINQTLGVKPDKVNVPHCNFFEIETALDSFYLQEHTFFHVVSNSIECSNFLSFYSPFSYYTACCRTVDRHFLSFISSEKTIFQTPKVAFSSHGKKDNAEVQNSIPHIEDRNCFIPDLHSSGTNITGLSCRTNKTLNLYLLDSNLFWVYAERLGASRSTHLKEFAAIVDLKEELHYVLDQNQSLTGSALENFIKNFSIVYSPLKRHLVDGASARVPAERVMAEVTTSTFQHIVFSSEKNVLLLYYAQWCGFCASLNHIFIQLARLLPPDHFTVARIDITQNDLPWEFMTDRLPTILFFPHQRKDQSVKFPEDFPISLPHLLKFILHHSSLSSSEPCTKECLHKETVLQQGHISHLEKEIQKLRSEIRALHRAHESLEAQLSEARREEHRLQQQKHTLEKQHKTLQLHSQQLQATYDQKNQELLEMAEKLQELADASENLLKENALLRILVASREGKLQSKDESKEALQSEQTVADDSSLLVSTTLTTEEKRIDHVDTAATEHNSENRTE from the exons ATGAACTATACAGCTGAGAATGTGTGCAAGTGGGCTCTAGAAAATCGAGAGCTGCTCATCCGCTGGCTGAGACCACATggtggaaaaagccttcttcTGAACAATGAGCTGAAGAAAGGGCCAGCACTCCTCATGTTTGTACCTTACAACCCCTTGGCAGAAATTCAGCCTCTTTTAGACGAA ATTACCAAAGTGGCCTTGGAATACCACAGCTGTAACAAAAGCCAGGCAGCTGAACCAGAGCTTCAGCACTTAGGGAACAGTGATTCACCAGCTTCGGATTCCTCTGATCCAGATGCACATATGAAACTGTCAGAAACGCTTTTGATAACCAAGTACCCATGCTGTAACACGGTGGTGCTTCCGCAGTGGCACTCGATATCCAGAACTCACAATGTGTGTGAGCTTTGCATCAACCAGACACTTGGTGTCAAACCAGATAAAGTCAATGTGCCACACTGCAACTTCTTTGAGATAGAAACAGCTTTGGACTCTTTCTACCTCCAGGAACACACCTTTTTTCACGTTGTTTCAAATAGCATTGAATGCAGCAATTTCCTAAGTTTCTATAGTCCCTTTAGCTATTACACTGCATGTTGCAGAACAGTTGATAGACATTTTTTAAGTTTCATTAGTTCTGAGAAGACCATCTTTCAGACCCCTAAAGTTGCATTTTCTTCCCATGGGAAGAAAGATAATGCTGAAGTCCAGAATTCTATTCCTCATATTGAGGATAGGAACTGCTTTATCCCTGACCTTCATAGTAGTGGCACTAACATTACCGGTCTGAGCTGCAGGACCAACAAAACCTTGAACCTCTATCTGCTGGATTCGAATCTTTTTTGGGTATATGCAGAGAGACTTGGAGCATCAAGGTCGACTCATCTTAAGGAATTTGCTGCCATTGTTGACCTGAAAGAAGAGCTGCACTATGTCCTTGATCAGAATCAGTCACTTACAGGATCTGCCCTGG AGAACTTCATAAAAAATTTCAGCATTGTCTACAGTCCTTTGAAGAGGCATCTTGTGGATGGCGCCTCAGCCCGTGTCCCTGCAGAGCGCGTCATGGCTGAAGTGACCACCAGCACCTTCCAGCACATCGTGTTTTCAAGTGAAAAG aatgtCTTGCTGCTCTATTATGCACAGTGGTGTGgattctgtgcttctcttaATCATATCTTTATTCAGCTTGCTCGGCTTTTGCCTCCAGATCATTTCACTGTGGCAAG AATTGATATCACTCAAAATGATCTTCCTTGGGAATTTATGACAGATCGCCTCCCGaccattttattctttcctcaTCAGAG GAAGGATCAAAGTGTGAAGTTTCCAGAAGACTTTCCGATTAGCCTTCCTCATcttcttaaatttattttacatcaCTCAAGTCTTTCTTCATCAGAGCCCTGCACCAAAGAATGCCTCCATAAAGAGACAGTTTTACAGCAAGGACACATCTCCCACTTggagaaagaaattcagaaattaaGATCAGAAATCAGGGCCCTGCATCGAGCCCACGAGTCTCTTGAGGCACAGCTTTCCGAAGCTAGGAGAGAAGAACATCGactacagcagcagaagcacacactggaaaagcagcacaagaCTCTGCAGCTCCACAGCCAGCAGTTACAGGCAACATACGATCAGAAGAATCAGGAATTACTAGAAATGGCTGAAAAGCTTCAAGAACTGGCTGACGCATCAGAAAACCTCCTTAAGGAGAATGCATTACTAAGGATCCTGGTGGCATCGAGGGAAGGAAAGCTACAGAGCAAAGATGAATCTAAAGAAGCCCTTCAGTCAGAGCAAACAGTTGCTGATGACAGCAGTTTATTAGTTTCAACAACTCTTaccacagaggaaaaaaggattgATCATGTTGATACTGCAGCAACAGAACACAATAGTGAAAACAGGACAGAATGA
- the SNN gene encoding stannin — MSIMDHSPTTGVVTVIVILIAIAALGALILGCWCYLRLQRFSQSEDEESIVGEGETKEPFLLVQYSAKGPCVERKAKLTPNGTDVHS, encoded by the coding sequence ATGTCTATTATGGATCACAGCCCCACCACCGGAGTGGTGactgttattgttattttgaTTGCTATCGCAGCTCTTGGTGCCTTGATTCTGGGCTGCTGGTGTTACCTGCGGCTGCAGAGATTCAGCCAGtctgaagatgaagaaagcatCGTGGGCGAAGGAGAAACCAAAGAGCCCTTTCTTCTGGTGCAGTACTCTGCTAAAGGACCTTGCGTAGAAAGGAAAGCTAAGCTAACTCCGAATGGCACAGATGTACATAGCTAA